The genomic DNA AAGATGATGTGTAATTCTTGTTAAATGCCTTCGCCATACCAACCGCAAAAACAGCAAGTTGCCAAATTGTGAAAATTTCAATTTTTGACGCAAGTATATATACTTTACTTGTAGAAACTTCCATAAAAATCGCGGGACTTGCACTCGCAAAAAACGAACCAGTTAAAAAAGCAAGAATTGTTGAAACGATAACCCCAACTGAAGATATTAAACTTGAAAGGGAGTAAATTGAGAAAATCGTCATGAATTCAACTTCACCTTTCAAAAACAATCTCCCAAGAAGAAAATAAACAAGTGATACAATTAAAAATACAATTGGAACGCCAATCAAAACACCAACTGAGCTAAAAATTTGTTGTGCTCTGCCAAATTCAGCGATTCTTTCCTTTGCCACCTCAGCTTGTTCTTCGGTCATTTTACCTTCCTCAACAAGTTTGTCTATTCTTTGCTCTTGAAAGATCATCAATGAATCCTTTATTTTTTCATCATTAAATTTTAAAAAGTTTGATAAGATAGCAAGCACAACAAGCAGAACAATTGGAACAAGCCAGTCAATTACCCGAGGTTTTGCTTTAACAAGATTTTCAAAAACTTCACTTGGTGCTATAAATATCCCCGTTAATTTGTCAATGAAAGGAATTGGTTTAACTTCTTCTGCGAAACTTGATTCTTGATTAGGCTGGAAGTTTTCTGACATTGTCTTTCTCCTTAGATTATTTTTAAAAGTTTTTCAACTATTTCAACAGTTGATACGCCATCAGCCTCAGCATTAAAGTTTGTCACAAGGCGATGTCTTAAAACTGGCAATGCTACAGCTCTAACATCATCTATTGTTGGGGTAAATCTTCCATCTAATATAGCCCGAGCTTTCGCCCCAAGTATGAGATACTGCGAAGCCCTTGGACCCGCCCCCCAACTTATCCAATGCTTGATGAAATCTGGAGCTCCATTCATGTTTGGTCTCGTTAATGTAACAAGCTTAACAGCATATTCAATCACATTATCTGCAACTGGAACCTTTCGCACAACTTCTTGAAGTTTCAAAATTTCAAGTTTGTTGAGGACTTTTTCAACCTCAGGTTGATACAAACTTGTCGTCTTACGGACTATTTCAATTTCCTCATCAAAACTTGGATAATCTATCCAGATATTAAACATAAATCTATCAAGTTGAGCTTCGGGGAGCGGATATGTCCCCTCCATTTCAATTGGATTTTGAGTCGCAAGGACAAAAAATGGCTGTTCAAGCTCATAAGTTTGCCCACCAGCTGTGACGCGGTATTCCTGCATTGCTTCAAGAAGTGCGGATTGCGTCTTTGGCGGTGTGCGATTTATTTCGTCAGCAAGAATTATATTTGCAAAAATTGGACCTTTGACAAACTTGAAGAACTTTTCACCTGTGCTTATATTTTCCTCAATTATCTCAGTCCCGGTTATATCACTTGGCATAAGGTCTGGCGTAAACTGAATTCGGCTAAATTTTAAATCAAGCGCCTGAGCAAGCGTTTTTATCAGCAATGTTTTGGCAAGCCCGGGAACCCCAACAAGAAGACAATGACCTCTGGCAAACAGGGCAATTAAAAGCTCTTCAATTATTTTGTCCTGTCCTACAATTACCTTAGATATTTCATTCTTTATTTTTTTATATGCCTCGCTCAGTTCCTGAACGAGCTCAACATCAGTTTTTTCTCTTTGCACTTTTAAATGAAATTAAGTTTTAAATTTATTCAATTTTCCTCCCATCCGCATCATAAACAACCACAGGTCCAAATTTTTCAAGAACTGGTTTTATCTGCTTTGAATTGCCAGAAACAACAATTAAAACTTTGTCTGGATGTAGATATTTCTTTGCTGTTTCTTGAACATCTTTAGCTGTTACTTTTTTAACCTCCTCCCTAAACTTATCATAAAAATCCTTCGGCAAGCCATAAATTTCAATCGTCATAACTCTTGAAGCAACCTGAGCTGGGGTTTCAATCTGCAATGGGAACGAGCCAACGATGTAATCCTTCGCCATTTTCAGTTCATCCTCCGGGACGGGCTCATCAATAATTCTTTTCAGCTCTTTGAGTATTTCAGCAATAGATGAATCTGTGACCTCATTTCTCACATCTGTTGAAACAACAAATGGACCTGGATACAACCTTGCATCAAAAGAGCTGGAAGCACCATATGTATAACCATGAGTTTCTCTTAAGTTCATGTTTATCCTTGAATTGAAATATCCACCAAGCAAGGTGTTGAGCGTAAAAACCTTTGCATAATCCTTATTTTTTCTATCAATCCCGAGATGACCTATTCTTATCGCTGATTGAACTGCGCCGGGTTTATCAACTACAACAACTCTTGTTTGAGATACATTACTAACCACTGGGAATTTCCTGTGCGGATTTGGACCTTTCTTCCAAGCCCCAAAATATCTTTCAACAAGCGGAATAGCTTCGTTTGGGGTAATATCACCAGCAAAAATTATGAATGAATTATTCGGGATGAAATGTGTTTGATAAAACTTCACAATATCATCCCTTTTCATCTTTTGAATTGATTCCTCATTCCCTCCGCTTTCATTTCCATATGGATGTCCCGAGAAAAGTTCCTTAGAAAATCTCACTCCAGCAAGATACCCAGCCTCTGCTTTTGCTTGTTTTATTGATGCCAGACGTTGCGTTCTTATCCTCTCAAGTTCTTCATCAGGGAAAGTTGGATTTAAAACAACATCTTGAAGGATATCCATCCCAACTCCAAGATATTTCTTTAAAACGAGGACATTTACATTTGTTGCGTCCCATGAAGCGGTTGCATTTAGTGTTCCACCGACGAAATCAATTTCCTCAGCAATTTGAGTTGCGGTCCTTGTCTTTGTCCCCTTCGTTAAAAGCTCAGCTGTCATGCTCGCAAGCCCAGGGAGATTTTCATCATAAGTTGATCCACTTTTCACAACGAAGCTAATATAAACAATTGGTTGCTCATGATTTTCAATAACTATAACTTTAAGCCCATTTGGAAGTGTTTTCTCAAAATACGATGGAAATTTAACCTTGCTTTCAGGACCTGGTTTTGGTGGCTTTGTCCTGTCAACTTTTTCTTGTGAATTTGCAATTGTTGATAGAAGAAGTATCATCATGAAGAATGTCCAAATTTTTTTCAACATACCTTTTTCCTCCAAAGATTTTGTTATCTAAATTTAATTTACTTTCGGTAGATAATGCAAAATTACACGCCTTTTTGAATCAAGATATATCTGGGCAACTCTTTTTATATCTTCAACCGTCACACTTCTATATTTATCTATTTCTCTGTTTACCAAAGCAGGGTTTTTATAAAATGTGTAATAATGTGCTAAAAGGTCTGCCTTACCTTGAACCGTTTGCCTTGCCGAAACAAGCGCTGATTCAATCTTATTCTTTGCCTTTTCAAGTTCTTTTTCTTCAACGCCATAATTTTTTATTTTATCAATCTCCTCATCAATCACCTTTTCAAGCGTATCAGAACTAAATCCCGGATTTGCAATTGCGTAAATTAAAAACAAACCAGGATGTTCCCTTGAATCGGAATAGGTTTCAACTTCATTTGCTATTTTATCTTTGTAAACTAACCGTTGATATAACCTTGAACTCTCGCCGACTGAAAGTATATTTGAAAGCAACGCAAGAGCATATGAATCAGGATTTCCTTCTTCTGGGATTCTGTAACTCATAAAAACAGCAGGGAGTGGGGCATTTATATCTTCAACAACCTCACGAATTTCATTTTCAAGCGGCTCATCCTCTGGTGATGGATGTGGAATATTGTCTGGACCCTTCGGGATGTCAGCGAAGTATTTTTCAACGAGTTTTTTGGTTTTCTCTATATCTATATCCCCAGCTATTACAAGGACCGCGTTATTCGGGACATAAAATGTCTCATAAAATTCTTTAACATCATCCATACTTGCCTTGTCAAGGTGTTCTTGGTAACCGATAACAGGCCAACGATATGGATGTTTTTTAAAGCTTTTCTCAGAAATTTTTATCCAGGCGGAGCCATAAGGTCTGTTTTCATAACGCCATCTCCTTTCCTCTTTCACAACTTCCCTCTGTGTTATCAAACTTATTTCCTGAATTGAAAATTCAAGCATCCTATCTGATTCAAGCCATAAAGCAAGCTCCAGATAATTTGAGGGGAGCACCTCGTAATAATTCGTTTTGTCCTCGGTTGTATAGGCATTATCATAACCGCCGGCTTGAGATATATATTTATCAAATTCACCACGTTTAACATTTTTTGAACCATCAAACATTAAATGTTCAAAAAGATGAGCAAATCCAGTTTTATCCGGTTTTTCGTTTTTTGACCCAACATGATAACATACATTCACAGCAACAATCGGTGTGGAGTGATCCTCATGAAGTATGACATGAAGTCCATTTTCAAGTGTAAATTCAACGAAATCAATCTTCCCTTCACTTTGCGGGAAAAGTTCAACAGGTTTCAGAAAAACATTTAACATAAATAGAAAGACGTTTAGTTTTAGAATTTTCATCGGTTTAAACAAATTTTATTTTGAAGCACGTTGTTCCTTGGGAAGATAATGAAGAACAACTGAATTTTCAGGTTTAAGGTATTTATTTGCTGATTCACGAATATCCTCACGAGTTATTGCAAGAATTTTGTCAAGCTCTTGGTTTATCTCATTCGTGTTTTTATGAATCACATAATAATGGGCAAGTTGATCTGCTTTTTGCAAGATCGTTTGATAACCACTTATCACTTGTGATTCCGTCTGATTTTTCGCCTTTTGAAGTTCTCGCTCAGATACAAGCTCATTATGAATCCTTTCAATTTCTTCCCATATTTCCCGCTCAACCTCTTCAGGTGTATGTCCAATTGAACAATACGCATCTATCTTGAAAACACCGGCATCTTCCATACCTATTGCATAAACATTAACATTTTGAGCAATTCTTTTTTCATAAACAAGCTTTTGATAAAGCCGTGAGCTTCTGCCTGAACCGAGTATGTTTGCAAGAAGATCAAGCGCATAAAAATCTTTTTCTCCATCTCTTGGAACTTTAAAAGCAATAAACACGGCTGGCAATCTTATGTTATCATAAATCGTATCCCGCACTTGTTGTGTCAATGGAGGCTCAAAAATGTTAGGTCTTTTTATCTCATATCTCCCTCTTGGAATATCACCAAAATACTTCTCAACAAGTTTCTTCGTCTTTTCAACATCAATATCACCAGCTATTACAAGGACAGCATTGTTCGGGACATAGTAGGTATCAAAAAATCTTTTAACTTCCTCAAGGGTTGCTGCGTTAAGATGTTCCATGTATCCAATTACAGGCCATCTATATGGATGCTCCTTAAAGAGCCGTTTAAATGTCTCCTCCCACTGCGTCCCATAAGGGCGATTATCAACACGCCATCTCCTTTCTTCCTTGACAACTTCACGCTGATTGTCAAGATTTTCTTGGTTGACATTTAAACTCATCATCCTATCGGATTCAAGCCATAAAACAAGTTCAAGTTGATTTGATGGGACAACTTGAAAATAATTTGTCCTATCCCAGTTCGTTGAGCCATTGAAGGTTCCACCAGCTTTTTGAATATACGCCATATGTTCAGCCTTCTTTACATTTGCAGAACCTTGAAACATCATGTGCTCAAACAAATGAGCAAACCCAGTTCTATTCGGATCCTCGTTCTTTGAACCAACATAATACCAAATATCAACCGCAACAATTGGCGATGAATGATCCTCATGTAAAATAACATGAAGCCCGTTAGGAAGGTCATATTCAATAAAATCAATCTTTCCCACTTTCCCCTGAGCTAATGAGATTGATAGAGCAAAAAGCATCAAAATTAAAAATTTAAGCCTCATCTCAACCACCTTAGTTTAATTTTAAAAATTTTTAGTTTTATCTTTAGCGTCACTTAAAACTTTCGTCAACATAAACATAAACTTCCTCTCTTAACCTCTCAAGCCATTTTTGATATTCACGATTTTGTTTCTCTATCAAGGCAAATTGATAAATTCTCATATAGTCATCCTTCAAATTCATTCTATGCGCAGGGACTCTTTTCTTTAGAAGGACGATATGATATGCATAAGAGTTTCCATATTTCATTTTCAGAGGTTGCGTGATCTCACCGCTGTTAAGTGTGTTCAATGCCTCCTTAAGCTCTGGTTCAAGTTCATCTACCTCAATCAGTCCAAGATACCCACCTAGCAACTTCGTTTGTTCATCCTCACTGAATCTTTTTGCCATCTCTTCAAATTTAGCTTGCTTTGAAATAATTTTATACCTTATCTCCTCAAGTTTTGAAATCACAATTTTATCACTTTCCTCTGTGAGCGGAACTTTGAAAAGTATATGCCTTGGGCGAACTTGCTCACCTCTTCTCTCAACAAGCTGAATTATATGATAACCGAAAGGAGTTCGCACAACATCTGATACTTGTCCCTCCTGCAACCTGAACACCGCCTCTTCAAATTCTTTAACAAACATTCCACGCCTGACCCACCCAAGATCACCTCCATCATCTGCGGTAGCCCTGTCTTCTGAATAAACTTTCGCAAAATATTCAAAATTCCCGCCGTTTTTTATGCTATCAAGAATTGCCTTCGCCTTCTGATAAACCGCCCTCTCAACTGAATCAACAGGTTTAGGTATCATCATGATATGATATAATTCAACCATTTCTGGAACTTCTGGCAGACTATCCTTATAAGTGTTGTAAAATTGCTCAACTTCATAACCAGATACTGTTATTGTTCCAAACTTTTGTTGTTTTAATTTCTCTATCATCAATCTTTTTTTCACATCCTCCCTTATTTCACGCTTTATCTTGCCAATTGGCATCCCATAAATTTCCTCCAATCTCCTTTCCGAACCATATTGCCTAACCAACGCCTGAACCTGCGCATCAATTTGTCTTTCAACCTCATCATCTGAAACAACAACTGTGTCTTCAATTGCCTTCGTTAAAACAAGTTTATCATTGATCATTTCCCGCAAAACATATTTTCTAAGGTTCGGGTCATCCCATCTTAAATTATTTTGAATCGCAAAGATGTAGGTTTGATAATTTAAATCAGACTCAAGTATAATCTCATTCCCAACGATCGCAACTATTCTATCAAGAACCTTTTGCTGTGCAAGTGTTAAATTAAAAACAGCAAGCAGAAATATAATTAACCTTACCATTTTACCTCGTAATAATATTTTCTTTTCAAGCTTGTAATTAAACTATCAAGCAAAAGATTTTGTTTTTCAACGATTGCTCTTTCTCTCACATCCTCGGCAACCAATTCAAAATCAGCTTTGCTTCCAGCTTCCCTTTTCTCATAAAGAAAGATCAAAAAATAATTATCCCCAACTCTAACCGGGAAAGAAATTTCATTTTTATTTAAGCTCCATGCGACACGCCATAATTCCCCTGATGGGATGCTGAATTGGTCGTAATATCTCTCCGGCACAATTTCAACAATTCCTTGCTCCTTTGAGAGTCCTTCAACTGCCGATTTGAAATTTTTTTCTCTTAAAATTTTGCTCCTTAAAGATCCAGCATCCGCTCGTGAAGAAAACTTAACATATCCAATTTTCACAAAAGGTCTATCAAGAATAAACTCATCCTGATGCTTTTGATAAAATTCCTCAACCTCTTGTTCTGATATCTTCATCGCTTTGTGCAATATCTCATTTTGAATAAAATTTTTAATTATGAGCGATTTCCTAAACTCGCTCACCATCCGTTCAATTTTATCATTCGCTTTATATCCCTGCTCAATTGCTTCAATATAAAGCAAATTGTTGTTTATCCACGCATCAATATAACTTTTTACAAAGTTTGAATCTAATCCAGCAAGGTCGCTTTTTAAAAGATATTCGTTTTCAACTCTTGCAATGTAATCCTTATCAGCGTTTTTTTTGCCACAACCTATCAATATCAAAACCAAACTAACGATTAAAAACTTTTTCAAGTGCTTTCTCATTTATCACGACCTTGTATTTCTTTTTTAAACTTTCAACCCATTCCTTTTCAAGTCGCTTTAATTCTTGTTCTTGCACTGCGCTTGCAACTTCGCTGAAAGCTTCTTCAAATGTTTTTATCCTGCTTGGCTCTTTCCCTGTTACTTTTATTATTGAATAACCTCCCTGAAACTTTACTGGCTCAGATATTTCATTAACCTTCATATTCCACGCTTTCCATGCGATTTCATTCTCAGACGCATCAACAAGCCCCCAATCTCCCTTCTTTTCCTTCATTCCAGCTCGCTCAGTGTATTTGACAACAAGAGAATCAAACGGAACGCCCTTACCAAGCTGTGAATAAATATCTTTTGCAAGCGATTCGCTTTTCACCCAAATCTCGCTAAACCTAACCCTGTCTGGAAAACGATAATTTTCTTTATTTTTTTCATAAAACTCTTTCAACTTCCCTTCGCTCAAATCCACTCTATCCCAGACCATTTTTTGCTCAATATGATAAAGCAAAATTCCATCAACAAATTCCTTCAATTCATTCTTAAACTCTGGATAAACTTTTTCAACATTTCTCGCCCTGTATTCTGTTAATTTCATCTCACCCAGTCTATCAATCATGCCGTTAATCCCTGAACGATCAAGTTTTCTTCCAGAGAACTCCGTGCTTCTTTTTATTATTTTTATTGCCGAATCAAGCGTTATTTTTTGATTTGCATACTCAAACAAAACTTTTTCTCTATCTTCCTTTGTATAAACACTATCCCAATTTGAATGCGAAGTTGTCTTTGATGTGTCTGCTTTTGAGATAAAAATATCAAGCGTCTGTTGATTTAGTTTAAAGTTATATTCCTTCTTCAACTTTTCAACATATTTTTTGAAATCATACTCAAGCCGATATGACTGATAAAGCCTGTTTAGCTCATCAACCATTTCGTCAAATGGCTTTACTGGAACTATCTCCGTAACCTTAACTATATGATAACCCCATCTTGTTCTAATTATATCGCTTATGTCACCAACTTTTGCGTTGAAGATGAACTCATCAATTTCTCTATATGCCTGTCCCCTGCCGTAATATCCAGCGTCTCCGTTTCTTTCGTTTGAAAATTTATCATCCGAATGCCTCTTCGCAAGTTCCCCAAAATCATAACCTTGCCTTAAACTGTCAAGCACCGCTTTCATCTCGTTGTAAAGTTTCAATGTGTCCTCTGGTGTGGCTTTTCTATCAACTTTTTTCCCAAGATGACTAATCCTTACCATTTCAACACGGGGTTTCCTATCAAGAACCTCAATGATATGATACCCAAACTTTGTCCTCACTGGCTCTTGCGTCCTCTCGCCAATCTTCATTGAATAACACGCATCTTCAAATTCCGGAACCATCATACCAGCGGTAAAATAGTAAAGGTCTCCTCGGTTAAAAATCACGCTCGGGTCATCGGAATATTCAAGCGCAACTGAATCCCAAGGAACACCTGAATTAAGTTTCTCAATTGCGCTTTTTGCTCTTTTATAAGCAAAGGTTGTATCACCAGATAAATCTCCATGTATTCCACCTGGGGTTTCAATCAAAATATGTCTTGCCCTTATCTCCTCTTTACGTCTTTCATAAAGCTGTCTTAATCCTGGATCAACAACTTCCCTTTTCGTAAGATATGAAAGGGCAAGGGTTGTATAGTAATCTTTTATCTCTTTTTGAATATTTGGGTCTTTGTCAAGTTTTTGCGATTTTGCGTCAAGAACTTTAAGCTTAAATTTAACAAGAAGATCAAGGTAATTTTTCCTATCCTCAAACGATTTTTCTTTCGCTTTCGCAATTCCACCGTTATTTTTTGCAAATGACTTCTCAAATTCATCAAGCGTTATAATTTCCTTCCCAACTTTTGCAACATATTCTTTTTCCTCAACAAGCCCGATATTTTTCAAAAAAGCACATCCAGAAATAGCAAAAATTAACAGTGCTAAAACTATGTTCTTTTTCATCACCATCAATAACTTTTGTTTTTGATTATTCAATGATTGTAAAACCAGTGTATTTATGGAGAACTTTTGGAACGATGACTTTGCCTTCGGGCGTTTGATAATTTTCAAGAAGTGCGACCATTAATCTTGATGTCGCAAGACCTGAACCATTAAGCGTATGGACAAATTCAGGTTTTGATCTTTTATCTCTTCTAAATCTAACGTTCATCCTTCTCGCTTGAAAATCTTCAAAGTTACTACAACTTGACGCTTCAAGCCATTTCCTCTCAGCTGGAGACCAAACTTCAATATCATATGTTTTCGCAGATGAAAAGCTCATATCACCTGTGCAAAGCAAAACAACTCTGTAAGGTATGTTAAGAAGTTGAAGCACCTCTTCAGCGTCCTTAACAAGTGACTCAAGCTCATCATAAGATGTTTCTGGGGTTGTGAATTTAACAAGTTCAACTTTGTTAAACTGATGAACTCTTAAAAATCCACGAGTTTCTCTTCCCCACGAACCCGCCTCACGCCTGAAACATGCAGAATAGGCAACATATTTCTTGGGAAGCTCGCTTATTTCAAGAATCTCATCACGATGAATGTTTGTAACTGGAACTTCCGCTGTTGGTATTAGATAAAGATCGTCCTCGGGGCAGTAATACATGTCTTCTTTTAATTTTGGAATTTGCCCAGTCCCACGCATTGAAGTTTCATTAACAAGAAATGGGGGGAAAACCTCAACATATCCATGTTTTTGAATGTGAAGATCAAGCATAAAATTTATCAAAGCCCTCTCAAGCGTTGCGCCTTTCCCAATGTAAAGAGGGAAACCGCTACCTGTCAACTTCGCCCCACGCTCAAAATCAATTATTCCAAGCTTTTTACCAAGTGTTAAATGATCCATAATTTCAAAATCAAATTCCTGTATCTCCCCCCAAGTCCTCACAACTAAATTATCACTTGCATCCTTACCAATTGGAACTGATTCATGAGGTATATTTGGAATCCAAAGTAAAAGGTTTTCAAGCTCACTCTCAACTTTCTTAAGTTCAGAATCAATTGCCTTAATCTCATCCGAAACCTTTCTCATCTCCTCAATTAATTCACTTGCATCTTTACCCTGTTTTTTAAGATTTGCGATTTCTTCGGTCACATCATTTCTTCTTGCTTTTAAGGAATCACCCTTTTTAATCAGTTCCCTTCTTCTTTCATCAAGTTTAATAATTTCATCAACATGATCTTTCTCTCCTTTCAACTCAATTGCCCGCTTAACAATTTCTGGATTTTCACGGATAAATTTAAGGTCAAGCATCTTAAACGTAAAATTTATTTTGAGGATTTAATTTTTTTATCCCACAAACCCATCTGCTTTCTATCCTTAAAGGTCAATTCAACTGTATGCAATGATATTTCCTTTAAAACCCTACTTTTTTCCAATTCCGCTTTTTGAAGTCTATTACGAGCATACTCCACATATTCCTCAACTACGTCTATACCTATAAAACTATGCCCGAGAATTTTAGCAGCTACAAGCGTCGTGCCAGTTCCGCAAAATGGATCTATAACAATGCCGTTTTTTTCTAGCAAAGAATAAATTATTCTAGCCGGCAATTCTATAGGAAAAACAGCAGGATGCATTTTATGTTCTCCTTCAGGTCTTATGTCCCAAACTGAAGTTAGCTTAGCGTGTTCAGGTTTTAACTCCTTTGGCTTTCCTTTAACTAACCAATATATCCTTTCTTCAATCTGCCAAAATCTCCAACCCCTTATGTTCCCCGCAATTTTTCTATTCCAAATAATCTCCTGCCATATATTCCACTTCGTTCTACTGAGCCATAAAATAGGGTGAAGCATTTTTCCATTTTCATATCTTATTTTATGGTTATAGAAAAAACTGCCACCTTCTTTTATGACTCTGAAAAGTTCATTTAAAACTTCAACTTGCCACTTTTGATATTTATCTTCAGCCATTATATCTTTTACCCCTCTGTAAATAACCTTACTAACAAGCCACCCCCCATATTTTTCCTTTTTATTATAAGGCGGGGAAGTTATTCCCAAGTCAATACTTTCAGAGGGAATTTCTCTCAAAACCTCAAGGACATCACCACAAATCACTTTATTTAAAAATTCATTTATGTCTTTCATAACCTTAATTGCTTCTCTTTTCTTCTAAAAACTCATAAAGCTCTTTTGATATGAAGTCTTTAAATTTTTCAAGTTCTTTGTTTATCCATTTTACCTCTAACTCCTCACAGTCTTTATAATCTTTAAATTTAAAGCGTGCGGAACGAAGATATTGACCCGGTTCCCTTCTTCCTTCAGGAAACTTTTGTTTCAGTTGCTTTCTTAGCTTTTCCTTTAAAC from Candidatus Kryptobacter tengchongensis includes the following:
- a CDS encoding PPIC-type PPIASE domain-containing protein, producing MRKHLKKFLIVSLVLILIGCGKKNADKDYIARVENEYLLKSDLAGLDSNFVKSYIDAWINNNLLYIEAIEQGYKANDKIERMVSEFRKSLIIKNFIQNEILHKAMKISEQEVEEFYQKHQDEFILDRPFVKIGYVKFSSRADAGSLRSKILREKNFKSAVEGLSKEQGIVEIVPERYYDQFSIPSGELWRVAWSLNKNEISFPVRVGDNYFLIFLYEKREAGSKADFELVAEDVRERAIVEKQNLLLDSLITSLKRKYYYEVKW
- a CDS encoding MoxR-like ATPase, whose amino-acid sequence is MQREKTDVELVQELSEAYKKIKNEISKVIVGQDKIIEELLIALFARGHCLLVGVPGLAKTLLIKTLAQALDLKFSRIQFTPDLMPSDITGTEIIEENISTGEKFFKFVKGPIFANIILADEINRTPPKTQSALLEAMQEYRVTAGGQTYELEQPFFVLATQNPIEMEGTYPLPEAQLDRFMFNIWIDYPSFDEEIEIVRKTTSLYQPEVEKVLNKLEILKLQEVVRKVPVADNVIEYAVKLVTLTRPNMNGAPDFIKHWISWGAGPRASQYLILGAKARAILDGRFTPTIDDVRAVALPVLRHRLVTNFNAEADGVSTVEIVEKLLKII
- a CDS encoding Predicted Zn-dependent peptidase, whose product is MRLKFLILMLFALSISLAQGKVGKIDFIEYDLPNGLHVILHEDHSSPIVAVDIWYYVGSKNEDPNRTGFAHLFEHMMFQGSANVKKAEHMAYIQKAGGTFNGSTNWDRTNYFQVVPSNQLELVLWLESDRMMSLNVNQENLDNQREVVKEERRWRVDNRPYGTQWEETFKRLFKEHPYRWPVIGYMEHLNAATLEEVKRFFDTYYVPNNAVLVIAGDIDVEKTKKLVEKYFGDIPRGRYEIKRPNIFEPPLTQQVRDTIYDNIRLPAVFIAFKVPRDGEKDFYALDLLANILGSGRSSRLYQKLVYEKRIAQNVNVYAIGMEDAGVFKIDAYCSIGHTPEEVEREIWEEIERIHNELVSERELQKAKNQTESQVISGYQTILQKADQLAHYYVIHKNTNEINQELDKILAITREDIRESANKYLKPENSVVLHYLPKEQRASK
- a CDS encoding Predicted Zn-dependent peptidase; the protein is MLKKIWTFFMMILLLSTIANSQEKVDRTKPPKPGPESKVKFPSYFEKTLPNGLKVIVIENHEQPIVYISFVVKSGSTYDENLPGLASMTAELLTKGTKTRTATQIAEEIDFVGGTLNATASWDATNVNVLVLKKYLGVGMDILQDVVLNPTFPDEELERIRTQRLASIKQAKAEAGYLAGVRFSKELFSGHPYGNESGGNEESIQKMKRDDIVKFYQTHFIPNNSFIIFAGDITPNEAIPLVERYFGAWKKGPNPHRKFPVVSNVSQTRVVVVDKPGAVQSAIRIGHLGIDRKNKDYAKVFTLNTLLGGYFNSRINMNLRETHGYTYGASSSFDARLYPGPFVVSTDVRNEVTDSSIAEILKELKRIIDEPVPEDELKMAKDYIVGSFPLQIETPAQVASRVMTIEIYGLPKDFYDKFREEVKKVTAKDVQETAKKYLHPDKVLIVVSGNSKQIKPVLEKFGPVVVYDADGRKIE
- a CDS encoding Predicted Zn-dependent peptidase; translation: MKILKLNVFLFMLNVFLKPVELFPQSEGKIDFVEFTLENGLHVILHEDHSTPIVAVNVCYHVGSKNEKPDKTGFAHLFEHLMFDGSKNVKRGEFDKYISQAGGYDNAYTTEDKTNYYEVLPSNYLELALWLESDRMLEFSIQEISLITQREVVKEERRWRYENRPYGSAWIKISEKSFKKHPYRWPVIGYQEHLDKASMDDVKEFYETFYVPNNAVLVIAGDIDIEKTKKLVEKYFADIPKGPDNIPHPSPEDEPLENEIREVVEDINAPLPAVFMSYRIPEEGNPDSYALALLSNILSVGESSRLYQRLVYKDKIANEVETYSDSREHPGLFLIYAIANPGFSSDTLEKVIDEEIDKIKNYGVEEKELEKAKNKIESALVSARQTVQGKADLLAHYYTFYKNPALVNREIDKYRSVTVEDIKRVAQIYLDSKRRVILHYLPKVN
- a CDS encoding Yip1 domain-containing protein is translated as MSENFQPNQESSFAEEVKPIPFIDKLTGIFIAPSEVFENLVKAKPRVIDWLVPIVLLVVLAILSNFLKFNDEKIKDSLMIFQEQRIDKLVEEGKMTEEQAEVAKERIAEFGRAQQIFSSVGVLIGVPIVFLIVSLVYFLLGRLFLKGEVEFMTIFSIYSLSSLISSVGVIVSTILAFLTGSFFASASPAIFMEVSTSKVYILASKIEIFTIWQLAVFAVGMAKAFNKNYTSSFLVVFGAWAVWVVLSLFVPFLGS
- a CDS encoding periplasmic chaperone for outer membrane proteins SurA, with amino-acid sequence MVRLIIFLLAVFNLTLAQQKVLDRIVAIVGNEIILESDLNYQTYIFAIQNNLRWDDPNLRKYVLREMINDKLVLTKAIEDTVVVSDDEVERQIDAQVQALVRQYGSERRLEEIYGMPIGKIKREIREDVKKRLMIEKLKQQKFGTITVSGYEVEQFYNTYKDSLPEVPEMVELYHIMMIPKPVDSVERAVYQKAKAILDSIKNGGNFEYFAKVYSEDRATADDGGDLGWVRRGMFVKEFEEAVFRLQEGQVSDVVRTPFGYHIIQLVERRGEQVRPRHILFKVPLTEESDKIVISKLEEIRYKIISKQAKFEEMAKRFSEDEQTKLLGGYLGLIEVDELEPELKEALNTLNSGEITQPLKMKYGNSYAYHIVLLKKRVPAHRMNLKDDYMRIYQFALIEKQNREYQKWLERLREEVYVYVDESFK